One stretch of Rhinolophus ferrumequinum isolate MPI-CBG mRhiFer1 chromosome 5, mRhiFer1_v1.p, whole genome shotgun sequence DNA includes these proteins:
- the HNRNPDL gene encoding heterogeneous nuclear ribonucleoprotein D-like, with the protein MEVPPRLSHVPPPLFPSAPATLASRSLSHWRPRAPRQLAPLLPSLAPSSARQGARRAQRHVTAQQPSRLAGGAAIKGGRRRRPDLFRRHFKSSSIQRSAAAAAATRTARQHPPADNSATMEDMNEYSNIEEFAEGSKINASKNQQDDGKMFIGGLSWDTSKKDLTEYLSRFGEVVDCTIKTDPVTGRSRGFGFVLFKDAASVDKVLELKEHKLDGKLIDPKRAKALKGKEPPKKVFVGGLSPDTSEEQIKEYFGAFGEIENIELPMDTKTNERRGFCFITYTDEEPVKKLLESRYHQIGSGKCEIKVAQPKEVYRQQQQQQKGGRGAAAGGRGGTRGRGRGQGQNWNQGFNNYYDQGYGNYNSAYGGDQNYSGYGGYDYTGYNYGNYGYGQGYADYSGQQSTYGKASRGGGNHQNNYQPY; encoded by the exons ATGGAGGTCCCGCCCCGGCTTTCCCATGTGCCGCCGCCATTGTTCCCCTCCGCTCCCGCTACTTTAGCCTCCCGTAGCCTCTCCCATTGGCGGCCGCGGGCGCCGCGACAGCTCGCCCCGCTCCTCCCTTCACTCGCTCCCAGCTCCGCGCGGCAGGGGGCGCGCCGGGCCCAGCGCCACGTCACTGCCCAGCAGCCCTCCCGATTGGCGGGCGGGGCAGCTATAAAGGGAGGGCGCAGGCGGCGCCCGGATCTCTTCCGCCGCCATTTTAAATCCAGCTCCATACAACGCTCAGCCGCCGCTGCTGCCGCGACTCGGACTGCGCGCCAGCACCCCCCGGCCGACAACTCCGCCACTATGGAGGACATGAACGAGTATAGCAACATAGAGGAATTCGCAGAGGGATCCAAGATCAACGCAAGCAAAAATCAGCAGGATGACGG TAAAATGTTTATTGGAGGCTTGAGCTGGGACACAAGCAAGAAAGATCTGACTGAATATTTGTCTCGATTTGGGGAAGTTGTAGACTGCACAATTAAAACAGATCCAGTCACCGGAAGATCAAGAGGATTTGgatttgtgctttttaaagatGCTGCTAGTGTTGATAAG GTTTTGGAACTGAAGGAACACAAACTGGATGGCAAATTGATAGACCCCAAAAGGGCCAAAGCTTTAAAAGGAAAGGAACCTCCCAAAAAGGTTTTTGTGGGTGGATTGagcccagacacttctgaagaacaaattaaagaatattttggagCATTTGGAGAG ATTGAAAATATTGAACTTCCCATggacacaaaaacaaatgaaagaagaggattTTGTTTTATCACATACACAGATGAAGAGCCAGTAAAGAAATTGTTAGAAAGCAGATACCATCAAATTGGTTCTGGGAAG tGTGAAATCAAAGTTGCACAACCCAAAGAGGTATATAggcagcaacagcaacaacaaaaaggaggaagaggtgcTGCAGCTGGTGGACGAGGTGGTACTAGGGGTCGTGGCCGAG GTCAGGGCCAAAACTGGAACCAAGGATTTAATAACTATTATGATCAAGGATATGGAAATTACAATAGTGCCTATGGTGGTGATCAAAACTATAGTGGCTATGGCGGCTATGATTATACTGGGTATAACTATGGGAACTATGGATATGGACAGGGATATGCAGACTACAGTG GCCAACAGAGCACTTACGGCAAGGCATCTCGAGGGGGTGGCAATCACCAAAACAATTATCAGCCATACTAA